GCCATAGCCCGGAATGATGATGATGCTGTCGGCCTCTTCCAGTGCCGCGGCCACCCCGTCGGCCTCGATCGCCACCATTTCGCCCTCGACCTCCATCGCCGGGCCGCTGGCACCACCGAACCCGCCAAGGATCACGCTGAGGAACGCGCGGTTCATCGCCTTGCACATGATATAGCTCAGGATCGCCCCCGAAGAGCCAACCAGCGCACCCGTCACGATCAACAGATCATTGCCCAGCGTGAAACCAATCGCCGCCGCCGCCCAGCCGGAATAGCTGTTGAGCATGGAAATCACCACCGGCATGTCCGCCCCACCGATCCCGGTGATCAGATGCCAGCCAATGAACAGCGCAAGTAGCGTCATCAACATCAGCGTCCAGATGCCCGCGCCGTTGAAATAGGCAATCAGCAACAGAAGCGAGATAGCCGCCGCCCCGGCGTTCAGCATATGCCCGCCGGGCAGCTTTTTCGCCTTGCTGTCGATCTTGCCCGCGAGCTTGCCAAACGCCACGATGGAGCCGGTAAAGGTAATCGCGCCGATGAACACACCAAGGAAAACCTCAACCTTGAGGATCGCCTGTTCAACCCCGTCCTTATGCGCCAACACGCTGGCAAACCCACTCAAGGACTCGCGCTGATCGGCACTCAGGCTCAGCACATGGCCCAACTCGATCTCGGCGTTGAACCCGATCAGGATGGCGGCCAGTCCAACGAAACTGTGCAGCGCCGCAATCAGCTGCGGCATTTCCGTCATCTCGACCCTGAGCGCCACCATCCGGCCCAGATAGGCGCCGATGGCCACCATCAAGATCACCACGATATAAGCCCCGATACCGGGGCCGAAGAAGGTGGCAAAAACGGCCAGAGCCATCCCGGCAATGCCATACCACACAGCGCGCTTGGCGCTTTCCTGCCCGCTCAAGCCCCCAAGGCTAAGAATGAAGAGAACAGTCGCCGCGATATAGGCGGCAGATACGATTCCGATACTCATCTATCCGGTCCCCTTCTTCAGGATTTCTGGAACATCGCCAACATCCGCCGGGTGACCATGAAGCCCCCGACAATGTTGATCGACGCAATCAGGATCGAAATGGCGGCCAGAAACATCACCAGCCAACTGCCCGATCCCACCTGTAACAGCGCGCCAAGGATCACGATGCCCGAGATGGCATTGGTGACCGACATCAACGGCGTGTGCAGGCTGTGACTGACATTCCAGATAACCTGGAAGCCGACGAAACAGGCCAGCGCGAACACGATGAAATGGCTCATGAAGCTCGCCGGCGCATAAGCCCCGATCACCAGCATCACCAACGCACCGACCACCAGCAGGGTGACCTGCTGCTTGCTCGCCGTGCGAAACGCCGCCGCTTCGGCGGCCAGTTTTTCCTCGCGGGTCAATTCGCGGGTCTTTTCCTTCGGTTTGGCGGCAATCGCCTGCACCTTGGGCGGTGGCGGCGGGAAGG
This is a stretch of genomic DNA from Aquicoccus sp. G2-2. It encodes these proteins:
- a CDS encoding NAD(P)(+) transhydrogenase (Re/Si-specific) subunit beta, with translation MSIGIVSAAYIAATVLFILSLGGLSGQESAKRAVWYGIAGMALAVFATFFGPGIGAYIVVILMVAIGAYLGRMVALRVEMTEMPQLIAALHSFVGLAAILIGFNAEIELGHVLSLSADQRESLSGFASVLAHKDGVEQAILKVEVFLGVFIGAITFTGSIVAFGKLAGKIDSKAKKLPGGHMLNAGAAAISLLLLIAYFNGAGIWTLMLMTLLALFIGWHLITGIGGADMPVVISMLNSYSGWAAAAIGFTLGNDLLIVTGALVGSSGAILSYIMCKAMNRAFLSVILGGFGGASGPAMEVEGEMVAIEADGVAAALEEADSIIIIPGYGMAVAQAQQSVSELTKRLRARGKEVRFAIHPVAGRLPGHMNVLLAEAKVPYDIVMEMDEINADFPDTDVAIVIGSNDIVNPAAQEDPNSPIAGMPVLECWKAKQVFVSKRGQGTGYSGIENPLFYKENTRMFYGDAKDSLNKLLTLIA